A stretch of Desulfitibacter sp. BRH_c19 DNA encodes these proteins:
- a CDS encoding peptide ABC transporter ATP-binding protein: MAERAILEVTNLKTRFYTEAGVVKAVDGVCFTLNKGQTLGIVGESGSGKSITAMSIMRLIPIPPGRIVDGEVLFKGNDLLKKSDKEMRLIRGNEIAMIFQDPMTSLNPVLKIGEQIAEAVVLHQGLSKKMAWKKAVEMLEKVGIAEAELRANNYPHEFSGGMRQRAMIAMALSCNPELLIADEPTTALDVTIQAQILELMTELKDELDTAIILITHDLGVVAELCDQVLVMYAGNLVEYTDVETLFEKPQHPYTWGLLASLPKFIDEEEQRLEPIEGSPPDLRFLPEGCNFAPRCKMAKPICLNEKPSLRKIRDGHLVACHLY, from the coding sequence TTGGCTGAAAGAGCAATATTAGAAGTAACAAACCTTAAAACACGGTTTTATACAGAGGCAGGAGTGGTCAAGGCCGTTGATGGAGTTTGTTTTACTCTAAATAAAGGACAAACATTGGGTATAGTTGGGGAATCTGGATCAGGTAAATCTATCACAGCTATGTCAATTATGAGACTAATACCTATTCCTCCAGGGCGTATAGTAGATGGAGAAGTCTTATTTAAAGGCAATGATCTATTAAAAAAATCGGACAAAGAAATGCGATTGATTAGAGGTAATGAGATTGCAATGATTTTCCAGGATCCGATGACGTCATTAAACCCTGTTCTAAAGATAGGGGAACAAATTGCGGAGGCTGTTGTTTTACACCAGGGTTTAAGTAAAAAGATGGCCTGGAAGAAAGCTGTAGAAATGCTAGAAAAAGTAGGGATAGCGGAAGCTGAGCTTCGAGCTAATAACTATCCCCATGAATTTAGTGGTGGTATGCGTCAAAGAGCAATGATTGCCATGGCATTATCCTGCAACCCAGAATTACTAATTGCGGATGAACCAACAACAGCCTTGGATGTAACTATACAGGCACAAATTTTAGAACTAATGACTGAATTAAAGGATGAGCTAGATACAGCAATTATTTTAATAACCCATGACTTAGGAGTGGTTGCTGAATTATGTGACCAAGTTCTAGTAATGTATGCCGGAAACCTTGTTGAATATACAGATGTTGAAACTTTATTTGAAAAACCACAGCACCCTTATACATGGGGATTACTAGCTTCCTTACCTAAATTTATTGATGAAGAGGAACAAAGGTTAGAACCAATTGAGGGGAGTCCCCCTGATTTAAGATTTTTACCAGAAGGATGCAATTTTGCGCCTCGATGTAAAATGGCTAAGCCAATATGTTTGAATGAAAAACCAAGTTTAAGAAAAATTAGGGATGGACATTTGGTGGCTTGCCACTTGTATTAG
- a CDS encoding peptide ABC transporter substrate-binding protein, translating into MKKKIWIVGLVVLLSLSLISGCGGGDATNEPNEPETEEKVLVFARGGDAVGLDPANVTDGESFYVTRPVIDTLVDYDVDTTDVIPGLATSWEPLDKDGLIWEFKLREGVNFHDGTPFNAEAVKFNFDRWMDESNPYRHDGEVFEYWGYMFGDSTVKEVRAVDEYTIEIELNNPFAPFINNLAMPCFAISSPDAIKEHGQDYFKNPVGTGAFKFVEWVKDDKIVLEKNPDFWGETAKVDKLVFRAIPDNSARLLELQAGTIDIMIGLSPEDAQIVKDDANLNLLLRPSMNVGYMAMNMMEEPFDNPLVRKAINHAVDKQALIDAFYAGMAKPAKNPIPPSLWGYNDEVVDYEYNPEKAKELLAEAGFPDGFTTELWAMPVARPYMPQPKEIATALQQQLAVVGIETEIVTMDWATYLEKGEYGEHKLYLLGWTGDNGDPDNFLYVLLDQDNAKVGSAGNVAFYKNQSVHDLLVAAQKETDQDKRAKLYEDAQVIINEDAPWVPLVHSTEGIAAKKSVKNFIPHPTGGESTFWMVDIEE; encoded by the coding sequence TTGAAGAAGAAAATTTGGATTGTGGGGTTAGTTGTTTTATTAAGTTTGTCATTAATTTCTGGTTGCGGTGGCGGGGATGCCACAAATGAACCAAATGAACCGGAAACAGAGGAAAAGGTATTAGTTTTTGCACGAGGCGGTGATGCGGTAGGTTTAGACCCAGCAAATGTTACTGATGGTGAATCCTTCTATGTAACTAGACCTGTCATAGATACTTTGGTAGATTATGATGTTGATACTACTGATGTAATTCCAGGCTTAGCAACAAGCTGGGAACCACTAGACAAGGATGGCTTGATATGGGAGTTTAAATTAAGAGAAGGTGTAAATTTCCATGATGGCACACCTTTTAATGCAGAAGCTGTAAAGTTTAATTTTGATAGATGGATGGATGAAAGCAATCCATATCGTCATGATGGTGAAGTATTTGAATATTGGGGATATATGTTTGGTGACAGTACAGTTAAAGAAGTAAGAGCTGTAGATGAATATACCATAGAAATCGAACTAAACAATCCATTTGCTCCATTTATTAACAACTTAGCCATGCCCTGTTTTGCAATATCTAGTCCTGATGCTATAAAAGAGCATGGGCAAGATTACTTTAAAAATCCTGTTGGTACTGGGGCTTTTAAATTTGTTGAATGGGTAAAAGATGACAAGATTGTTTTAGAGAAAAATCCTGATTTCTGGGGCGAAACTGCTAAAGTGGATAAATTAGTATTTAGAGCAATACCTGATAATTCAGCACGATTATTAGAATTACAAGCAGGTACTATTGATATCATGATTGGTTTAAGTCCTGAAGATGCTCAAATTGTTAAGGATGATGCAAATTTAAATCTTTTACTTCGTCCAAGTATGAATGTTGGTTATATGGCCATGAATATGATGGAGGAGCCTTTTGATAATCCATTAGTTAGAAAAGCTATCAATCATGCTGTAGATAAGCAAGCATTAATTGACGCATTTTATGCAGGAATGGCTAAACCAGCCAAAAATCCTATACCACCATCTTTATGGGGATATAATGATGAGGTAGTAGATTATGAGTATAACCCTGAAAAGGCAAAGGAACTTTTAGCTGAAGCTGGTTTCCCAGATGGGTTTACAACGGAATTATGGGCTATGCCTGTTGCTAGACCATATATGCCTCAGCCTAAAGAAATTGCTACAGCTTTGCAGCAACAGTTAGCAGTTGTTGGAATAGAAACAGAAATAGTGACAATGGATTGGGCTACTTATTTGGAAAAAGGAGAATATGGTGAACATAAGCTATATTTATTAGGTTGGACAGGAGATAATGGAGACCCTGACAACTTCCTATATGTGTTACTTGATCAAGATAATGCAAAGGTTGGTTCTGCAGGAAACGTAGCATTTTATAAAAATCAAAGTGTTCATGACCTTTTAGTTGCAGCTCAAAAGGAAACTGATCAAGATAAGAGGGCTAAGTTATATGAAGATGCCCAAGTTATTATTAATGAGGATGCCCCTTGGGTTCCATTAGTTCACTCAACCGAGGGCATAGCTGCCAAGAAATCTGTTAAAAACTTTATTCCACATCCTACAGGTGGAGAATCTACTTTCTGGATGGTTGATATTGAAGAATAA
- a CDS encoding peptide ABC transporter permease (transports peptides consisting of two or three amino acids) encodes MLNYILKRFLMLIPVLLGVSLLAFSIIHLIPGDPARVILGERATEAAILNLQEKLGLNEPLYVQFFNFLTNTLQGDLGRSIITNEEVSHELLIAFAATIELTVVAMIIAIVVGIAAGTIAAVRQYSIFDNASMVGALVGVSMPIFWLGLMMIWLFAYKLGWFPPSGRLDVGFDIPRITHFLLIDTLLASNLKAFINTLWHLAMPSFALATIPMAIIARMTRSSMLEVMRQDYIRTARAKGLSEKVVIFKHAIKNAFLPVITVIGLQVGLLLGGAVLTETVFSFPGLGRRLYNAIMARDYPVVQGGILLVAVCFVLVNLLVDLTYNHIDPRIKME; translated from the coding sequence TTGTTAAATTATATTTTAAAAAGATTCTTAATGTTAATACCAGTACTTCTTGGGGTAAGCTTACTAGCATTTTCTATTATTCATTTGATTCCTGGTGACCCAGCACGGGTAATCTTAGGTGAGAGGGCAACTGAAGCTGCTATTCTCAACCTTCAAGAAAAATTAGGTTTAAATGAGCCATTATACGTACAATTTTTTAACTTTTTAACTAATACTTTGCAGGGAGATTTGGGAAGATCTATTATAACAAATGAAGAAGTAAGCCATGAATTATTGATTGCTTTTGCTGCTACTATTGAGTTAACAGTTGTAGCTATGATAATTGCAATAGTTGTTGGTATTGCTGCAGGTACCATAGCAGCTGTTAGACAGTATTCAATATTTGACAATGCAAGTATGGTAGGAGCACTTGTAGGAGTTTCAATGCCAATTTTCTGGTTAGGGCTAATGATGATTTGGCTATTCGCTTATAAATTAGGTTGGTTTCCTCCATCAGGAAGACTTGATGTTGGTTTTGATATACCTAGAATTACGCACTTTTTATTAATTGATACCCTATTAGCTAGTAATCTTAAAGCATTTATCAATACTTTATGGCATCTGGCAATGCCGAGCTTTGCATTAGCTACAATACCCATGGCAATAATTGCACGTATGACCCGGTCTAGCATGCTAGAGGTCATGCGTCAGGATTATATTAGGACTGCTAGGGCAAAGGGTCTTAGTGAAAAAGTAGTTATATTTAAACATGCAATAAAGAATGCCTTTTTGCCTGTTATTACAGTAATTGGTTTACAAGTTGGACTTTTATTAGGTGGAGCTGTTTTGACTGAAACAGTTTTTTCCTTTCCTGGCTTGGGGCGTAGACTTTATAACGCAATAATGGCTCGGGATTATCCAGTAGTGCAGGGTGGAATATTGTTAGTTGCAGTTTGCTTTGTATTGGTTAATTTATTAGTAGATTTAACTTATAACCATATAGACCCAAGAATAAAGATGGAATAG
- a CDS encoding peptide ABC transporter permease — protein MTETSVKRPGNPQPNLKNDEQEKVRGLWQDVFKRLRKNKIAMFGAFLIALLLFCAIFAPLLTSHDPENGVLAERQQAPSSENWFGTDSQGRDVFSRILYGASISVQIGVISVGIALIIGSLMGVLAGYYGKWLDVLVMRFVDIMLAFPTILLALAIVSILGPSLKNAMIAVGIVNIPRFARIVRSSVLSVKETEYVEASRAIGCTDMQIIGRHVLPNCLAPIIVQTTLTIGTAILEAAGLSFLGLGAQPPQPEWGAMLADSRGYLRQAPWSVMFPGLAIMLTVLGFNLLGDGLRDALDPRLKE, from the coding sequence ATGACTGAAACTTCTGTGAAACGACCTGGCAATCCTCAACCTAATTTAAAGAATGATGAGCAGGAGAAAGTGCGGGGATTATGGCAGGATGTGTTTAAAAGACTTAGAAAAAATAAAATAGCAATGTTTGGTGCGTTCTTAATAGCCCTATTATTATTTTGTGCTATTTTTGCTCCGCTTCTCACCTCGCATGATCCAGAAAATGGAGTTTTAGCGGAAAGACAGCAAGCGCCTTCCTCTGAAAACTGGTTTGGCACGGATTCTCAAGGAAGGGATGTTTTTAGTAGAATTTTATATGGTGCATCTATATCAGTACAAATAGGTGTTATTTCAGTAGGAATTGCATTAATTATTGGCAGCTTAATGGGAGTATTGGCAGGGTATTATGGCAAATGGCTGGATGTTCTAGTAATGCGTTTTGTAGATATCATGCTTGCCTTTCCTACTATTTTACTTGCCTTAGCCATAGTATCTATTTTAGGACCAAGTTTAAAAAATGCAATGATTGCTGTGGGGATAGTTAATATCCCCCGCTTTGCAAGGATAGTTCGCTCGTCGGTGCTCTCGGTAAAAGAAACTGAGTATGTAGAGGCGTCACGAGCAATTGGCTGTACAGATATGCAGATTATAGGAAGGCATGTCTTACCAAATTGCCTAGCTCCTATTATAGTTCAAACTACTTTAACTATTGGTACTGCAATTTTGGAAGCAGCAGGTTTAAGCTTCTTGGGTTTAGGAGCTCAACCACCACAACCTGAGTGGGGAGCAATGTTAGCTGATAGTAGGGGATATTTAAGGCAAGCTCCTTGGTCAGTAATGTTTCCAGGTTTAGCAATTATGCTTACTGTTTTAGGTTTCAATTTATTAGGTGATGGCTTGAGGGATGCTTTAGACCCTAGATTAAAAGAATAA